One Verrucomicrobiota bacterium DNA window includes the following coding sequences:
- a CDS encoding YifB family Mg chelatase-like AAA ATPase, which translates to MLSKVFSASVTGVEAEQVEVEVNAGFGESGIIVVVGLPDAAVKESKDRVTTAMINSGFRTHPGRTTINLAPADVRKEGPSFDLPIALGMLVATEQLKIGHLDQFFVVGELALDGGIRPVQGVLSIVLKARELGIAGVIVPEANAREAAVVKGINVYPVGNLREAAAFLSGEKHLAPVVEDLELLFASDGDYEADFSDVKGQESVKRALEIAVAGGHNLLMIGPPGTGKSMLAKRIPSIMPPMTLDEALETTKIHSVAGLLKPGQAIVTTRPFRSSHHTISDIGLVGGSSNLRPGEVSLSHNGVLFLDELPEFKRQTLEILRQPLEDGRITISRATGSVTFPCHFMLIAAMNPSPSGVKSENLAAQKRYLDKISRPLLDRFDIHCEVPAVKYSDISSKAPGEPSSKIRERVIAARDRQKLRFSGTKTFCNAQMSSKQLREYCKLHEDVEELLKMAMNELNFSARAHDRILKVSRTIADLEGSSDIQCAHISEAIQYRTLDRTLWQ; encoded by the coding sequence CGCGTCACGACGGCTATGATCAATAGCGGATTCCGGACCCACCCCGGGCGCACGACCATTAACCTCGCCCCGGCTGATGTCCGTAAGGAAGGCCCGAGCTTTGACCTTCCCATCGCACTGGGCATGCTGGTGGCGACGGAACAACTCAAAATCGGGCATCTGGACCAGTTTTTTGTAGTGGGTGAGCTCGCCCTTGACGGGGGGATCCGTCCGGTCCAAGGAGTCCTATCGATTGTCCTGAAAGCACGAGAACTAGGGATAGCGGGTGTCATCGTGCCCGAGGCTAATGCCCGGGAGGCCGCAGTGGTCAAAGGAATCAATGTTTATCCCGTGGGCAATTTGCGTGAGGCGGCAGCTTTCCTCTCTGGGGAAAAACATCTTGCCCCCGTAGTAGAGGATTTGGAGTTGTTATTTGCCTCGGATGGGGATTATGAAGCGGATTTTAGTGATGTCAAAGGTCAGGAAAGTGTTAAACGCGCATTAGAAATCGCTGTCGCCGGGGGGCATAACCTCCTGATGATCGGGCCACCGGGCACGGGGAAATCGATGTTGGCCAAAAGGATTCCTTCGATCATGCCCCCGATGACTCTCGATGAGGCACTCGAGACCACAAAGATCCACAGTGTCGCCGGACTCCTGAAGCCTGGCCAGGCCATCGTCACCACGCGCCCCTTCCGCTCTAGCCATCATACGATCTCGGATATCGGATTAGTCGGGGGGTCGAGCAATTTGCGCCCAGGCGAGGTGAGCCTTTCACATAACGGCGTGCTTTTCCTCGATGAGTTACCGGAATTCAAACGGCAGACCCTTGAGATCCTGCGTCAACCCCTCGAAGACGGGCGGATCACGATTTCCCGCGCCACAGGGAGCGTGACTTTCCCTTGCCATTTTATGCTGATTGCCGCGATGAATCCCAGCCCGTCCGGGGTAAAGTCTGAGAATCTAGCCGCGCAAAAGCGTTACCTTGATAAAATCTCCCGGCCATTACTCGACCGTTTTGATATCCACTGCGAGGTGCCTGCCGTGAAATACTCAGACATTTCCAGCAAAGCCCCGGGGGAACCTTCCTCCAAAATCCGCGAGAGAGTGATAGCCGCCCGTGATAGACAAAAACTACGTTTTTCCGGGACCAAGACATTTTGTAACGCCCAGATGTCGTCTAAACAACTCCGGGAATACTGCAAATTACACGAGGATGTCGAGGAGCTCCTCAAGATGGCGATGAATGAACTTAATTTCAGTGCCCGCGCCCATGACCGCATCCTGAAAGTCTCACGCACCATCGCCGACCTCGAAGGCAGCTCGGATATTCAATGCGCCCACATCAGCGAGGCTATCCAGTACCGCACCCTCGACCGCACCCTGTGGCAATGA